From the genome of Prevotella herbatica, one region includes:
- the ruvA gene encoding Holliday junction branch migration protein RuvA: MIEYIKGELTELTPALAVVEAAGVGYALNISLTTYSAIQGKKAIKLYVHESLVTGGRDDNFTLFGFVNKQERSLYRLLITVSGVGANTARMMLSSMSPAELCNAIANGDDKMIKTVKGIGLKTAQRIIIDLRDKIVASGIADELHVSRNAGGMNMNNGIKDEAVAALTMLGFSPAPSAKVVVGIMTEHPDWAVEDVVKEGLKRIK; this comes from the coding sequence ATGATAGAATATATAAAAGGCGAGTTGACAGAACTTACTCCAGCATTGGCTGTGGTAGAGGCAGCGGGAGTAGGGTATGCTCTGAATATATCACTTACCACATATAGTGCCATTCAAGGTAAAAAAGCAATAAAACTATATGTGCATGAATCTCTAGTCACAGGAGGACGTGATGATAATTTTACGCTATTCGGCTTTGTTAACAAGCAGGAACGTTCGCTTTACAGACTTCTTATCACTGTGTCGGGAGTTGGTGCCAATACTGCAAGAATGATGTTGTCGTCAATGAGTCCGGCTGAACTTTGTAATGCAATTGCCAACGGTGATGATAAGATGATTAAGACCGTGAAGGGAATAGGACTGAAGACAGCTCAGCGTATTATTATTGACTTGCGAGACAAGATAGTTGCAAGTGGTATTGCTGACGAACTACACGTGAGTCGCAATGCTGGAGGAATGAATATGAATAATGGTATAAAGGATGAGGCTGTTGCCGCATTAACAATGCTTGGATTCTCGCCGGCACCTTCTGCTAAAGTTGTTGTAGGGATTATGACAGAACATCCTGACTGGGCAGTGGAAGATGTTGTAAAGGAAGGATTGAAGAGAATAAAATAG